DNA from Hippocampus zosterae strain Florida chromosome 18, ASM2543408v3, whole genome shotgun sequence:
GCCGCCATGAATGGTGACCTGGACGAGAGCAGCccgaaggaagaggaggaaaagcgAGGCGAGGGGACCGACGTGATCATCAACGGTGTGGATGAGAGCCCCGCCAAGGACGACGGCAGCCAGAAGGTGGTGATCACCAAAACGGTAGAGACCATCACCACGGGGGGCGACGGCTTGCAGCAGGTCACTAAGTCCGTCACGGTTACCGAGACGGTGAAGGAAGTTGAGGACGTGCTGCAGGAGAAGTTCGTCTCCACCATCAAGACGGAGAAGCACTCCAGCCAGTCCATCAAGCAGGTGACGGAAGGCGATTGAGGAGGCGGGACTCAATGTGGACGGACGGCGGCGGTCGGCGTGACGAACAAGCAATCAAGCAGAACTAACATAAGAGAACACCATACAGCTAGAGCGACTTAATAAAACATACACAAGCCTTAGAGAGAAGCTAAACGCTACAAATGTTAGAAGTGCATGTTTGCAGACGCagcgagggtggggggggggggggggcgagccaTATTTCTCTTTTTCCATTCCTGCCGCAGCTCAACTGATGGGATTGCGGTTTTCGGGGGTGGGTGGGGCTTTGCATGCTGTAGCTCAGGGGCCGAAGGAGGGCGCTTTCCTCTCCTATGTATGTATGGTCAAGAGAGAAGATGCTGTATGCTTGAGGATTCACTattatgggattttttttttttttttggagcgcaaGTAATTGAGGGAAGGATGATGTCGGTGGGGGTGGATGAGGGGAGGAGGGGCTCCTTTCCACGCACGCACATGCCGTGCTGAAGTAGCCTTATTCCTAACGTGAACATAGCAACTCAGCCAAAAAAGAAACCGCAAAGCTGCCGCGGCGAATGACAACAGGACTCTCAAACGACCACAAGCAGTTCCCAACGAAGCCGGACAAAGCGCTAGCCTTAAAATCATGCTTTTGAATCCGTTATTTTTACCCCGGATGCAAACGCAGAAAAATACTGTGCTCGTGCTTCGGGTCTTGCACTCTTGTATATGCATAGGAACCTGACTTGAATTGAAAGATGGAAACTGTATGAGGTGCTACTTGTTTGCAGTCCCATCACCTTACTCATCACCGATGATTTCCCAGCCGCATTTGCTCAATAAACGTCATCATGAAGTTAAACACCACCttttcctgtctttttttttgttgcaataaTTACAAGAAGGTgcactgcccccccctcccctcacctctttttgcttcttttcacTTCCCTGCTGCTCTTTCGTGACCTTGTTTGCCCTTCACCACCTCTTCATCCATGGACGAGTGGGACGAGGTGACGGCATCTGTTTACTGGGTGTGGCTGCAATGGGACGATAGTGACTTTGATTCTGAAAAATGCCATTGTTCATTGCAATTGACAGATATGACAtttcggggggggcgggggggggggggaatgttcatccattgctgaacctaacccttaattcataaatattacaaaatgtATTCCAAATTATTCTTATCGTGAAAACCTGACACGCTAGAGAAAAATGAGGGCACATTCGGTATCCGTGCAAAAATGTACTTGCctctctgattttaaaaaatgtagtttaaaaaaaacaaaaaacgatccATCATTTGCATCACCCTGCATCCTGCAATCTCAATTTCCAGAGCCATCACGACAATGAGATGCTCCGGTTTTTCCTTCAGGTGGTGCCGTTTCCTGTCTGGTCGGGACCAGATGCCCCTCTGACTTTTGCGGTGGCATCCTAAATTGATTttggaaaaaagaacaaaaaaatcacacacagacaacatTGCCAGGACGTACAAGTCGACATGGAGCATTTCAATTGTAAACGTGGCAATGCGGCTTTCTTTGAAGTGTGCTTCTCAACGAGTATGTGCACTTGATTCGCCTGCAGCCAACGATGACTCTGCATTTAGCAGCCTGCAGCAAGCAGGGCAGGAGCAGCCTGCGGTACTCTCCCGCTACTTTCATCCTTTATACTTTTTCTGCCCTCTCCCTACAACTCAGTCAGCAACTAATCCTCACAGAGATTCTGCAAGGTaccgtcatgttttttttttttttgttgttgtttctaaaCATCTCAATTgtttgtctgttgtttttttttggagaacgtgaaagacagcaaaaaaaaaagtgcttcgaATTTGGCATTgaccattaaaaatacaactggTCATTATATAGGATTCACTTTGACACCCAAGGAAAAACGTAATAATAAATAAGGCGCTTCAAATCATCTGTCAGTGCCCAAACTGAGCTATGATGATTGTAGTCGTAATGTTACAGCGGTGTCAAGCTGCACTTGCATCAATATCATATCTCTAAACGAGACAAACTGCAATGTAGCAAGTGTCACCGCTGCAAATGATCAAAGTGTCATTCCCGTTGATGAATGTATACGTCTCGATCTGTGTCAAATCTTTGCATAACGATCCTGGTAAGAACAGGAGCAATTTTATTTCAGAATATGTGATTGCGATCGCTTGCATATAAGACGTGAATGAAGCATCCGGTCCGATACCGTGACACGTTTCCGCGACATTCTGCATCTCTCCACGATTCAAAGTATATGTCGTGTCATCCACGGAATCCCGACCTTGTACACGCTCTGTCCTGCACGCTGAAACTTAACAGACTTACGTTGCAGCCTAAAGGTGACCAAATATCACAGCAATCTCGGTCACTTTTCACCAGAGTTCAACTATCTGAAGCCAAGAGCGTCGTGTCCGATCTTGACACTTTTGCTCGGCAGACCTCACTTGAAAAGTCATGTTGCTATTTTGGCTCAATAGCTAACCTCTGGCCTTCCTAAGCAGCACATTGAAGCGTCTACTCCTATTGGCCGAGTGGGTGTGTCCATCACGGTCGGGAAATCTCCCACGGGTGGAACATGAAGGGGGCTTGCCAGTCACTTGGGGCCTGCCCTCGCTCTGCTATAAAAACAAAGTGGAATGTCAGGCGGGCCTCACTTTGGGTCAGCCGGAGTGTGTGCACAACTTAGAAGGACTGAGGATCACGTCAAGCCGCTCCGAACATGGCCGCTGTTCATCGCCTGGTGATCGTCCGCCACGGGGAGAGCGCCTGGAACCAAGAGAACCGCTTCTGCGGCTGGTTCGACGCCGATCTCAGCGAGAAGGGCGTGGAGGAGGCGACGCGAGGAGCCAAGGCGATCAAAGACGCCGGCATGAAGTTCGACGTCTGCTACACCTCTGTGCTCAAACGTGCAGTCAAGACCTTGTGGACCATCATGGAGGGCACGGACCAGATGTGGCTGCCCGTGATCCGTACGTGGCGCCTCAACGAGCGCCACTACGGGGGCCTCACCGGTCTCAACAAGGCCGAGACAGCCGCCAAACATGGCGAGGAGCAGGTGAAGATCTGGCGTCGTTCCTTCGACATCCCACCTCCACCCATGGATAAGGACCACCCTTACCACTCCATCATCAGCGAGGTGAGCCAACAGAAAATTCAAGTATAAAATTAGGTGCTTGCTTGAAATGTGCGCTAAAGCGTGGCGCGCCGTGGACTCGACCTCCAGTCCAGACGCTACAAGAACCTGAAGCCTGGCGAGCTGCCGACGTGCGAGTCGCTGAAGGACACCATTGCCCGTGCGCTGCCTTTCTGGAACGACGTCATCGTGCCTGAAATCAAAGCCGGAAAAAACGTTATCATCGCGGCCCACGGCAACAGCTTGCGGGGAATCGTCAAGCACCTTGAAGGTGAGCACAAAACAAGGACAAAATAAATTGACAGTTACGTGTAGATGTCAAAGAGTCTTGCGCCATCATGGATAAAGTCATTCTGGCAAACTCACAGACACAAGGACTCAAAAAgacagtctcacacacacacagagagtaTATAAATAGCAGCTGTGGGCTCTGGGGACAAGTGGGGGGTCACAAGCCTGGTTCCCATTACAGTCGTGACCTTTATCTCGAAAGGTTTTCAGGAGCGGTTGGACAGACTTACACATGCGGAAAGCTACAACGGCAAAATGAAATGTCGTTCAGCACAGACAAAAATAAGGGACAGTAAGAGTCCATTTATGTCCCTTAAGGCACAAGCATTGTTAAAGTACATTTGAAGTCTGAATAGCATTGGACTTTGTCTTCCTGCTATCAATTTCTATTGTTTAAAGTGGCAGAATTAAGTCTTATAAATAGTCAGATTGACAGTTCGACCGATGACTTCCATCCAGTCGTTTTGCaaagcgcttgtcctcatgagggtcacgggtgagctggagcctgtgTCAGCTGACTCTGGGCAagtggcggggtacaccctggacttgtTGCCATAACTATTtcaactcacattcacacctatggacaattttgagaacCTAGCATGCAAGTGAAAGccacaccataaaaaaaaaaaaaaaaaagagcgagagagaataaTTGCAAAGGCACACTTGCCTGAGCTGGGATTCAAACACAGAACCTCTCAACAACAAGGCACAAATGCTACCCTCTACACTAGCATTCCAACAACTTTGGttgaaattaattaaataaataaataaccattgCTCACTTTGCGCTTTTATATAATGTTTATAAGTGTCACACCCCAATCTTAAATTCATATGCCATTTTTCTGGAATTGCATATTGCTTTCGGACAAGCTAAAGTGTACCGTAAAAAGAACGCCTTCCAGATACATTTACTTCTACTGAGTGACTTCTAATGAGTGCAATAGGATCCcaaacacacattaacattAAAAGATGTTTGAATGGAAATTGCTGTAGACTGTGCGCAACGCATATTTTGAGGACACCCACTTGACCccgtgcgtgtgttttctcaggTATGTCTGACGCCGCCATCATGGAGCTCAACCTTCCCACGGGAATTCCCATCGTGTATGAGCTGGATGCGAACCTGAAGCCCGTGAAGCCCATGTCCTTCTTGGGCGACGAGGAGACCGTGAGGAAGGCCATGGAGGCCGTGGCTGCCCAGGGCAAAGTGAAGAAGTGAGAGCTATGCTGAGAGTGAGAGGCAGACAAACAGAGATGTTCCCATTCGAACATCCATCCCTCTTTGTATTCCATTTCAACATGGGGACACTTGGGTCTTGATATGGACGACCTGTCAACTTAAAAACAAGCCTACAATATACACGACCATCTCAAGCAGTGCACATCCCTCAGTTGTTTTAAGTTGTCACCACCAATAAAGAAACCGAgttttatacagaaaaaaaaatgtctggttCCTTTTGGAAGTTCAATGCAATTACAAGCCCCTTTCCAGGTTACCGGTAGATTATGCCtgttaccgtattggcccgaaaagAAGACGGTGTTTATTTCAttcaaataagactgaaaaagtgggggttgtcttataatcgGGGTCtaaacattatacccattcacgacgcaagatggcgccagataccattgaagcgaatgctgaacttgaaggccaaagtgaacccgtcacgaataaaaataaaaatagcggtaacacaaagaatttttaaaaagcggtaagaaagaaaagagaagaaaataatagaagagatatcagaaaatggagaaacgtagcaacaatctggagaaaagtgggtcgatgaTTGGCCAAGTTAACCAGCAGctcaggagaagttatgatgtagtttacatttcaaaaaccagaagccattcatttactaATGTGATCGcactttacatatttaaatgttcagatattaagatttgaatgaggcaaaataacatgctttttctctcaaatatattgttagattcatttgtttcagatgtactgtcattattttttgtataaaaatgtatttggtgttcaaaaagtattttttcctacttgagtcttgaaaaagatggggttgtcttataatcagggccgtcttatattcgggccaacatCGTCCACCTCATATTTTGCTTCACTTGCTCCCCATTTAATAACGGGAGCCTTCAGCAAACTGCTGTGAATTCTTAGCCAGGGCGCTTCGAGATGAGAAGGGAGAGGAGTCACTCGGTTCAACCTGGCAGCATTCCCACGATGCAGGGACAAGGCTGATCGCTGTCATGAAACTGAGTTACTGCACTGCTAGTCTTACATCAAGGAGCGGAGGCAGACAATGGGTGGACACGGTTGAACGAATGTAACGGGACACTGCAAAGGAATAATAATTTTCACTCTTGGTAATACATCTCCTGTATTACGAGTTGAACGTTTCAGGTAACGGCACGCTCAAGAAgcaagtgttttatttgtttccccccccaatTAAAGTACCTGCATTCCATCATGactgaaattaaaatgtaacaAGTCACAAACGGAATTAGGAGCTGATTTGTAGACCTGAATGACAGGCTATATAATTATATTTGCAGCgttgcaaaaaaaatccttgcggAAGGTGACGTGGCCTCGTCTCGCTGTGCTTGTGTTCTTCCGCCACCTATTGGCCAGACAGTGGTATCACAGCACCCCtggttgattttttatttttttttttgcagcttgcGGGTCTCTCAGCGACGGCGCATAAATCCACATCCTTCCTAAAATTTGACCTTGGTGGAGGCCAATGGTTCCAACGgctcttgttttgaaatgggaaaGGAGCATTTTGTATTCTTAAACAACGTGTATATTTTTGTCGTTTACTAAACTTGGCCTTAACCACCTTGATTCATGAGTCTTTCAATAGGACTACGGAGACTATTTATTTCAAAAGGAGTATTTTGACCGGTGTGGTTGACAGTGTGAGTCATGGTGTAGTCAGGGTTTAATCAGTATTGTTTCTGTCATTGTGGTTTTGGTCTGAGCCGTTTGGCCCTGTGACTGTGTTGGCTTCCCTTTTCCTCCTGAAGGACTTGAAGAATCTCGGCAGGGACACTATCTTGTAAGGGTTCTTCTTGTACGTCACTGCTTTGTGCGTCTCTTTTCGCGACTCTTCCACATATTCTGCGGCACTTGCCACATTCTTTTCTATGCTGTTCACCAACTCCCCCTGGtggaaggtaaaaaaaacacaactaacgGCTTAACTGATCTCCTTTTGAGATCTTATCGCAAGAGATAACCAGTTTATGACGTCCATCGCACCTGACTCTCCAGAAGCACGGCGGTGTCAGCAAGGATGTCGTGCAGCAGTCGGATGCTTGCCTCCAGTTTAATTATGTCCTCGTGACGAGACTTGATCTCGCTCAGGGCCTTGCTCGAGAGAGAAGCGCCAGAGTCGACGATCTGGAAAGCAAGAagagagaaacttttttttttaatcctatcaTCCTCTTGACATTTGAGCTGGTAACGTCTCAGATGCGCCAAGTGTGCAGCTCACATCAGATATGAAGATGGTCACGCTGTGGCAGTTCAGCATCTCCTCCAACTCCTCATCTGTGGTCACTTTGTCCACTGAGCAGgagacaaaaacacattcaactCAAGGAATTTATGATTGTTGCCTATAAACGCCAtaaaatggcagcaaagcactccCGTCGTAAACAAGGCGATGGCCTGAATGAATAACGCGACGTCCCTCACTTCCACTTAGTGGGTTGGCACCCAGATGccaaagcaatacttttatACGGCGCTAGACTTTGGCCGGAAAAAtgaaccccccgacccccacactCACCAATCTGCAGTTGTCTCTGAATACGGGCTTTGCATTTCTCTCTGAAGGTTACTTGTGCGTTGTGGTGACTCGTCATGAGCTCGGCAAAGCAGCGAGTCAGGTGTGCATGCTGGCATCAAGGACGACACCAGTTAAGAAGACGTAACTGGGTTGGGGAGGGCTCACCAAAGCGCATCATCTGTTGTCCATTGGTGCTCGTGACTAACCGTGCACCTGGCTCATGTACGATCAatatatcaattaaaaaaaaaaagaacccgatTGCTGTTCATGCGTTGCATCACGGAGACACCGTTGCCGCTGCAGTCCGCTGGGAAATCATCTTGCAGTGCTAAGACATACACATTCATTCTGTAACTTTGGCTGGTTTTAATttgaaacattcacaaagttGCAGTGCTTTTCAGGGTACGGACAAATGATGGGCTACTCTCGGTGTGACAGACTCGTTTTCCTTGTCTGGCTGCACTATTTGCAAAACAAATATTGGCTCATTTAATATCGGAACCAAGAATACGAGGAAGTGCAAACCAACGTTGATCACGGTCGTAAACAATGACACCTTGCAAGCACATGCGCATTTTTGAACAAACGGCCCATTTGCTGCATTACGTAAGGCCATGATGCAACGAGTATATTTACTattaattaagattaagatatcctctatttatcccgcaatggggaaattacaatcagaattcagaaaggaaaacgctgggtagggagagggaaaaaaaaacacgctggaactatcctcttctgaggataattatATAAAGAGGATAATAAAAAatagaccctagcacataaataagcatatgacagttacaacaagtcacaagacataacatgtaataagggggaggataaatgggggggagggggtgaccgctccccactgcctgctcttttcgtcgaaaattttttgtcgattacatcgagagaccagccaactaattccatggttagttcttcggatgaaaaatacggtaggagactaggaaaaagttagacaaagacagcacaaagactaagtgtccgccttcgtcgagagccaagcaaaatATGAATCCTGAGTGTTAGCATTGTAGCAGTCAGCATATCCCACCCTGAGAAATCTACAGGTGCATCtcaaatgaatgttttcaaacattttattcattttgggaCACTACACAACCTggaatatttaattttatttacattttttttaaagacagatTTTTCTTACAATTACGATGATTATAATTACAGCAAAGGAAAATGCAAAATTCACCATCCCAAGAGaatattagttgtttttttttaaatcgacgaGTTTCAATTTTTGAATCAAACTAATGAAATGAATGACCATTTAAAGATGCACCTGTTATTAGCGCTAAAGCAAGCTAGTTATCGTCAAACACAACACATGTTTACTGCACCAAAATGTATCCATTCCAAGTCACCGCTGCAAGATATACTGAAATCGACACCAACCACTTGTTGTCTCCTGAAAGCAAAAATTGCACCCACTCTTTAACTTGGCTTGGAACAATTTTGCATCCgtcttgattttgttgtttagcaGCTCCAGCTCTTCTCTGCATCCTGTCAGAGTACAACAGTGATGACGTACAAGCCAGTGGACTCAATGCTTCCAGTTTGTTTTCATGTAGTCTCTACGTGCAATTAAGCATCAACAAGGTAAGTGCAAACAAGCGTTGACGAAGTAGAAAAAGACtaatgaatatttttgtaaCCAACACACGAGCTCTTCACTTCAGTTGACGTCATTCAACAAGTCTGTGGCTGTTGGTTGAATCATTGGATGGAGCGTCAATGTGAGgaaaacatacacaaaaacacatcactTACTCTTGTCTGCGTTTGAGGAGGCAAGAATGGAACTTTGTCTTTTCTCCACTTCGTCGACTTGGCAGGACATCTTTTGTATGAGGCTCCTCAATTCCTCAACCTGTACACACATAAATGTCAAGACAGCTGAAGAgacaaaagaggaaaaacacGAACAGCTGCAGACGAACCGTTTTGAAAAACTCCTCCATGACGACTTCGCCTCTGGCTGCATGTGCCATAATCACCGAATCCTGTCTTCGTTGCAGCTGGAAAGGAGCAAATACAGCCGCAGTCTAAATAGCACCACCTGTTACACCAGACATGGAAGCCAGACGCGACCCTCTTTTGACGACGCTTTCTTCGGCGTACCAAAAATACAACTTAGCTGTCGTTATAACAGAGCCCAACAGAGTCAATAAGACATTAGAATGTGGACTGCCGTCACCTGCACACGAGCGCGTTCATGTGAGCGTGCGGCCGCGACAAAAGGCAAACAAAGGACACGACTTCCGTAAACTTGTTGCCTTCAAAGTGAAAGATGTAGAAAATGAACACCAATTTGTGACCAGTGTGAAGCATATCAAACATAATTGCGTCAGAAAGAAGTTAAGGAAACTCaagcctttttaaaattttggttttgtttcataatTTTCACCTGTGAGGGGATCGAGTAAGGGCGGGGTTAGCGGAATGTGACGTCACGACAAGTCACGTTTGCAATGCCTTTTTcatgcagccaatcgcagaagtACTGAACCATTTTGCatgatttgatttaaaattaTACTGTAGTTCATTTCACCAGTTACAGCGACCTCCTCTGGTTAAAATCAAGACTGCATTATTATTTTCACAATGAGCTGGAGAGTAATTTGGTTTTCTGATAAGGCCTTTTTGCCTTTATTACCGACTCCCACTCTCACTTTAAACGTGAGAGAGACAGAATGAGGACCAACAGCGAGAGTAAAAAGCAGATTTATTGTCCATGTGACCTCAAAAAAATTAAGTGACATAAAGTCTAGActcgagcagtggttcttaaccttattaGAGGTACGGAACCCAACCagctcatatgcacattcatcgaacccttcattactgaaaaataacaatctgattcaagaagtgttctTTCAGTTTTACCGGTgactagagttgctcaacttggcgtGACACATCATGCGGATAGGATGCTGAGTCCCATTACGTTCTGTGATGCATGTGATTCCACGttgtaatcatttaaaataatgtttacATGGTTCAGAATTCCCGCTGCTACTGCAAGAAGTGAACATTTAAACAGCTGTAGTGAAATTTCAGCAGTACGTGTCCTGTCCATGGTGGTAGTGTTTGACTGTTTCATGGATGAGCGGTTCAGAAAAGTAAAGTCGAGTAGTAATGCGAATTCCAAAGTGGTGCCAGCTGCTTAAAACGCGGTACGGTATTCATTTTTGCCACAGAGTTATaaataactagctggttcgccgccctccgggcagctcatcagctagttcctgcggaaggctggtaaggtgggccttcggcccacaaaagtgttattgcttggttcaactttttgttcatcttcagtgcttatcgcgaaaataaagagatggatagctatactaaataactaacaatttcattgcaatgcttgtgggtagacaacatttttttgctaagatgcccgcgcgatcgtagtgagccactgcctgagcggcgcagtggcggcgcgcagcggcgcggtgaagtaggtacgttttgaaaagggacagacggaaggacagactgcgtgcgggacgacacgcaatatatatatagaagaggGAAACGGTTTTGTTGTGCTCATATGTCAGATAagcataacttttttttgtcataatggGCAACACGTGCGTAATGGGCCTCGTCGAAATATTTCTCTATAGTTTGCAAGTGTTTCATCTTGTTTCCTGAGACACCGTAGAAGGAAATGTCAGTTCCGGTAACGTCGAGAAACATTCCTAACATGCCATTGCAGGAAGTTGACCACAACAGAATTGAAACAAAGCAGGTTTCTGCAACTACTTCAAATTTATGGCTTGTCTGTACGTATTCCCCCGGAAATGAACAAATCCATGAATTGTCGATTATGACTCGCTGGCTTTTTCGTTGTCGTCATTTCCCTCTTGTCATTTTCCCTCTGACAGAGTGAAGTTTTTGTTGGCAGTATTTTTCGTCCACTGTGAGCTCAGTAGCATCTGATGGGAAAATAAAAGACCATCATGCTACAGATCACAGTTGGCGTAGATTCATTCGGAagtgaaaaatggacaaaccgTGAAGTTGTGTAGAAGGCCGTCTTTGTAATGGTAGACGGAAGATCTCTTGTATTTCATATTAGACATAGCACTTATAGGGGAACTTGATACTGCTGCTATGCTTCAGGGGTTTGCCATATTTAATGAACCCTTGAGCAgattctttcattttgatgacgACATCATTTTATTCACCATTTCGTTGCGGCGAGAACTGTTTGAATGTGATGTCAGTTTAAGTCAAaagcaaatggcaaaatggccattCCCTGTGTGGAAATTGGGACTGAgccaaaagtgaaacaaaaaaaaatgtttctttggtGATGAACAGCGTGACCTTACCGTTCGAACAAAGTCACTTGCTTGATGCATTGGAGTGGACGTAACCAAAAAGACAGTGAGTGGACATCAATGTAATAAACGGAAGCTGTCTGATGCaaattctgcccccccccccccccaatcaatcCTGTCTTAAaatgatgttttgtgtgtgaaataCCAGTTGAAAATTTACATCAGATCACCTTGTTATCAATTTGAATATGATAGATATCATTTGGGCATgtaaaaaaggaggaggagaaaaaaaatcattcaaatttgtgcCGTAGGACAACAATTGGCTTGATTTTGGTTTCACCAAGCAGAGCAGAATTACGTTTTGCtccttaagacaaaaaaaaatttaaaatatatgcAAATTGTCGCAGTGCAGCCCTAACTTGCTCAGTTCGGACACAAAACCATATTGGATTCCATGCTGTTCAGCAGACGATTGCCTTTTTAATACCATTGCGTTATCACACTCTTAAGTGTCTTGGGATAACACTGATTTTCGCTTACTTAAGGtcacagagataaaaaaatgctcatccGCTCAACGGCGGATGAGCATTTTTGGAGCAAGCCTTTTACAGTGTAGAGTGAAAACCAACAACCTCTTGTGGAACTGCAGGGCACAGTACTGCTTTCCTAACGACGTGCTGGAAGCCGGACA
Protein-coding regions in this window:
- the LOC127591287 gene encoding syntaxin-2-like isoform X1; amino-acid sequence: MAHAARGEVVMEEFFKTVEELRSLIQKMSCQVDEVEKRQSSILASSNADKRCREELELLNNKIKTDAKLFQAKLKTLQDDFPADCSGNGVSVMQRMNSNRHAHLTRCFAELMTSHHNAQVTFREKCKARIQRQLQIVDKVTTDEELEEMLNCHSVTIFISDIVDSGASLSSKALSEIKSRHEDIIKLEASIRLLHDILADTAVLLESQGELVNSIEKNVASAAEYVEESRKETHKAVTYKKNPYKIVSLPRFFKSFRRKREANTVTGPNGSDQNHNDRNNTD
- the LOC127591287 gene encoding syntaxin-2-like isoform X2 is translated as MTSHHNAQVTFREKCKARIQRQLQIVDKVTTDEELEEMLNCHSVTIFISDIVDSGASLSSKALSEIKSRHEDIIKLEASIRLLHDILADTAVLLESQGELVNSIEKNVASAAEYVEESRKETHKAVTYKKNPYKIVSLPRFFKSFRRKREANTVTGPNGSDQNHNDRNNTD
- the pgam2 gene encoding phosphoglycerate mutase 2, with the protein product MAAVHRLVIVRHGESAWNQENRFCGWFDADLSEKGVEEATRGAKAIKDAGMKFDVCYTSVLKRAVKTLWTIMEGTDQMWLPVIRTWRLNERHYGGLTGLNKAETAAKHGEEQVKIWRRSFDIPPPPMDKDHPYHSIISESRRYKNLKPGELPTCESLKDTIARALPFWNDVIVPEIKAGKNVIIAAHGNSLRGIVKHLEGMSDAAIMELNLPTGIPIVYELDANLKPVKPMSFLGDEETVRKAMEAVAAQGKVKK